Sequence from the [Clostridium] scindens genome:
TGATCAATGGTCTTGTTAAACTGCTCTTCTTCTTTGGCAATTACCTTAAAGATAAATTCCTTTTTCTCTTCCAATTCCGGATATCCATCTTTGGAGCCTTCGATCACAGTCTGTGCCAGTTCAACCAGGAACTCTCCTGGAATGTCAAGCAATCTTCCATGCCTTAAGGCACGCCTCAGGAGACGCCTGAGCACATATCCCCGGCCTTCGTTGGAAGGCATGATCCCGTCAGAAATCATAAAGGTTACGGAACGGATATGGTCAGTGATGACACGCAGGGAGACATCCGTCTCTTCATCTCTGCCATATTCGGCATTTGCCAGGCGGCAGACATGATCTCTTAAGGCTTTCATGGTGTCAATGTCAAACATGGAGTCTACTTCCTGCACGATGCAGGCCAGACGCTCCAGACCCATCCCGGTATCAATATTCTTCTGCTCCAATTCCGTGTAATTATTATCGCCATCGTTGTCGAACTGGGTAAAGACGTTGTTCCAGATCTCCATATAGCGGTCGCATTCGCAGCCTACCGTACAGTCCGGTCTGCCACAGCCATATTTCTCTCCTCTGTCATAGTATACTTCGGAACATGGGCCGCAGGGGCCTGAGCCATGCTCCCAGAAATTATCTTCCTTTCCGAACCGGAAGATTCTCTCGGCCGGGATTCCAATGTCCTTGTTCCAGATCTCCCACGCTTCATCATCATCCAGATACACGGAGGGGTAGAGCCTGTCCGGATCCAGTCCGACGACCTCCGTCAGGAATTCCCACGTCCAGCGGATAGACTCCTTTTTAAAGTAATCTCCGAACGAAAAGTTCCCAAGCATCTCGAAAAAGGTGCCATGACGGGCGGTCTTTCCTACATTCTCAATATCCCCGGTGCGGATGCACTTCTGGCAAGTGGTCACCCGCTTGCTCGGCGGAATCTCCTGTCCGGTAAAATATGGCTTTAGCGGCGCCATGCCTGAGTTGATCAGCAACAGACTCTTATCATTGTGGGGCACCAGCGAAAAACTTTTCATTGCAAGATGTCCCTTGCTCTCGAAGAATTCAAGAAACATCTTTCTTAATTCATTAACTCCGTATTTCTGCATAACTTCCTCCTGCTTTCTTATTCTATATATATGTTTCATATCCTTGTATTGCAACGGTATGGCTAAGTTTTAATTATAAAGAGAAGCAGGCGGTTTGTCAACGCTCCGCCTGCTTCTTTATCCTTACTTTAATTCAATTTCTTCTAATTCTTTGGACGGTATTTTCTTCGATGAGCCGGCCACGAATTCTTTTACCTTCTTCTGAGCCTTTGCAACCTGAAGGTTGGTTCCGGCTCCCGCGACACATCCGCCCGGGCATCCCATGCCTTCGATCAAGCATCCGTTCATCTTGCCTGCCTTTGCAAGAGCCAGGATCTTCTTGCACTCGGCAAGCCCTTCCGCATGCTCGATGTTGACGTCCACACCCGGATAATATTCGTTGATGCATTTTTCAATGGCCTCTGCAACGCCCCCGGCCACCGCGTATCCTCTTCCTGCCCCGGTGGCATCATGGAAGGAGGATTCCGCCTCGTATTCTTTAAGGTCGATATCCTTGGCATCGAACATGGCCTGCAGTTCTTCGAAGGTCACCACGAAGTCCACGTCGCTTCGGACGCTTCTTCTCATTGCCTCCAGTTTCTTGGCCGCGCATGGCCCGATGAATACCACCCGCGCGTTCGGGTGTTCCTTTTTGATGGTCCGGGCAGTGGCTACCATCGGCGTCAACTCCTGGGATACCTGGTCGATCAGATCCGGGAACTGCTTTTTCGCCAGCATTGCCCAGGATGGGCAGCAGGACGTAAGCAGGAACGGAAGTTCTCCGGTACTAACCTTATTCACATAATGATGAGCCTCGGCTATCGCTCCGATGTCCGCCCCCAGCGCTACCTCATACACTTCGCAGAAGCCCAGTTCGTGAAGGGCGGCCTTTAAGTTCCTTGGCGTGATGTTGTCCCCGAATTGCCCGTAGAACGCAGGCGCGATCTCGGCCACGATCTCGTCCCCTTCCGTCAATGCCCTTGCCAGCTGGAATATCTGGGACTTGTCAGAAATGGCTCCAAACGGACAGCTGACCATGCACATTCCGCAGGAAACACATTTGTCATTATTGATATGGGCGCGTCCCATGCTGTCCGACTCGATGGCTCCTACGCCGCAGGCCTTCTGACAGGGACGTTCTTTCTTCGATATGGCATCGTAAGGACAGACGGACTTGCATTTTCCGCACTTGATGCATTTATCCTGATCTATGTAGGATTTCCCCCCTACCATGGAAATCGCGTCTTTGGGGCAGACCTCTATACAGGGATGGGCGAGGCAGCCCTTGCACATGTTGCTGACCTCGTACCCTCGTTCCTCGCAGGCCTCGCAGGCAGAAGGAATGACCTGCATAAGCGGGGGCTCGTAATATTTGTCGGATATATTGCTGGCTTCCACGCCAGCGGTCAGATGCACCGGCTTATTCTCCGGGCGCAGAGACAGTCCCATGGCAAGCCGGAGACGCTCGCGCACGACCGCGCGGGCACGGTAGACGCTCTCTCTGTATTTCTGGGTCTCTTCATTTACCATCTTATATGGAATGGCTTCCATATCGTCATTCAGCGTGTCAGCGTTGGCTTTAAATCCAAGCCTTGCCACTTCCTCGAATACTCTTCTTCTTAATCTTCTGACGGTCGT
This genomic interval carries:
- a CDS encoding 4Fe-4S dicluster domain-containing protein, with translation MMRGIDTTVRRLRRRVFEEVARLGFKANADTLNDDMEAIPYKMVNEETQKYRESVYRARAVVRERLRLAMGLSLRPENKPVHLTAGVEASNISDKYYEPPLMQVIPSACEACEERGYEVSNMCKGCLAHPCIEVCPKDAISMVGGKSYIDQDKCIKCGKCKSVCPYDAISKKERPCQKACGVGAIESDSMGRAHINNDKCVSCGMCMVSCPFGAISDKSQIFQLARALTEGDEIVAEIAPAFYGQFGDNITPRNLKAALHELGFCEVYEVALGADIGAIAEAHHYVNKVSTGELPFLLTSCCPSWAMLAKKQFPDLIDQVSQELTPMVATARTIKKEHPNARVVFIGPCAAKKLEAMRRSVRSDVDFVVTFEELQAMFDAKDIDLKEYEAESSFHDATGAGRGYAVAGGVAEAIEKCINEYYPGVDVNIEHAEGLAECKKILALAKAGKMNGCLIEGMGCPGGCVAGAGTNLQVAKAQKKVKEFVAGSSKKIPSKELEEIELK